GATGGAACGGTCCTCTATGCCGACTGGTTCCGGGGCTATGGCAGGCTGATCATCTTGGACCACGGCCATGGCTTCTATTCTCTCTACGCACATGGGTCCGAGCTCCTGGTCCAGGTGGGCGATGGGGTACGGGCCGGCCAGGTCATCGGGCGGGTGGGGGAGACCGGATCGCTCGAGGGTCCCCAGCTCTACTTTGAACTGCGCCACCGGGGAAACCCGCAGGACCCTCTCGTGTGGCTCTCGCCCCGGCAGTGAAGTTTTTCGCGAACCGCCCGCATTGTGGTATACTCATTGCATTCTCGACGGGGCATCCCAGACAGATAACGAAGTGCATGTACAGGAGGTTTCCACGATGCTTTCCGGGAAGCTCGCAGGGCGGATACGAGTCATTCTGATCTTCGGACTCTTAACCGTGGTGATCGTGATCAGCGGTGTCCACAAGCGGGTCGTGGCGACGGAGGAGGCCTACGACACGCTCAAGGTCTTCACCGAGGTCCTCACGCTTGTGCAGAGCAACTACGTCGAGTCTACCGACTCCCAGGACCTGATCTACGGGGCGATCCGGGGAATGCTGGACACGCTCGACCCCCACAGCTCCTTCATGACCCCCGACGTCTATAAAGAGATGCAGGTCGAAACGCAAGGAAGCTTCGGCGGGCTCGGGATCGAGATCACGGTGCGGGACCACCAGCTGACGGTGGTGGCGCCCATCGATGGGACCCCGGCACAGCGGGCCGGGATCTATGCGGGGGATCACATTATCCGGATCGACGATGAGCCGACCAAAAAGATGACCTTGATGGAAGCGGTCCGAAAGCTCCGGGGACCCAAGGGGTCCGAGGTGACTATCACGATTCTCCGAGAGGGCCAGGAGGCCTTTGAGGTACCCATCACCCGCGACATTATCGAAGTCCATAGCGTTCGCACGTCGGATCTTCTCGAAGCCGGGGTCGGCTACATTCGGGTGGCCTCGTTTCAGGAACGCACCGCCCGGGACCTAGAGGAGGCGCTCAAGGAGCTGAAGGAGCAAGGGATGCGCGGCCTGATCCTCGACCTGCGGAACAACCCCGGAGGGCTACTAAATCAGGCAGTCCTGGCGACTGATCTCTTCCTGGAGAAGGGAAAGCTGATCGTCTCGACCGAGGGACGAGTCAAAAACCAGAACCTCCGCTTCGTCGACGAACATGAAAATCCCGAGTCGTTCCCGATGGTCGTCCTGGTGAATAAGGGTTCGGCCAGCGCCTCCGAGATTGTGGCTGGAGCTCTGCAGGACCACCAGCGGGCGATCCTGATAGGAACCACGACCTTTGGTAAGGGTTCAGTCCAAACCGTAATTCCGCTCAACGATGGCTCGGGTCTCAGGCTGACCACCGCTAAATACTTCACCCCCAAGCAGCGCCTCATCCACGGGGAGGGCCTCACGCCGGATATCATCGTGGAGCCTCCCAAGCCACCGACAACTGCCCAGGCCCATATCGACCAGCGGAAGAAGCCCATCGGCGAGCAGGAGGGGGATACCTCCCAACCCCTCGGCCGACGCCCCCCGGACCCCAAAAAGGATCTGCAGCTCGGACGGGCGGTAGAGGTCCTGAGGGCTATTCTGATCTACGAGCGGCCCCAGGGGTCGGTGGCCTCCAGCTAAAGGCGAAACCACACGTTGCTGTCAGCTGTCGGCGGTCAG
The window above is part of the Candidatus Methylomirabilota bacterium genome. Proteins encoded here:
- a CDS encoding S41 family peptidase yields the protein MLSGKLAGRIRVILIFGLLTVVIVISGVHKRVVATEEAYDTLKVFTEVLTLVQSNYVESTDSQDLIYGAIRGMLDTLDPHSSFMTPDVYKEMQVETQGSFGGLGIEITVRDHQLTVVAPIDGTPAQRAGIYAGDHIIRIDDEPTKKMTLMEAVRKLRGPKGSEVTITILREGQEAFEVPITRDIIEVHSVRTSDLLEAGVGYIRVASFQERTARDLEEALKELKEQGMRGLILDLRNNPGGLLNQAVLATDLFLEKGKLIVSTEGRVKNQNLRFVDEHENPESFPMVVLVNKGSASASEIVAGALQDHQRAILIGTTTFGKGSVQTVIPLNDGSGLRLTTAKYFTPKQRLIHGEGLTPDIIVEPPKPPTTAQAHIDQRKKPIGEQEGDTSQPLGRRPPDPKKDLQLGRAVEVLRAILIYERPQGSVASS